TCATGGCGAAACGGCCATTCCAAAGTTCGGCTTGGGGAGTCCAACCAAACTCAAAAGCATTACGATCTAAGCCGTTATATTCTGTAGCAACTGTTGGTAGGTCGGTGGAGGAGCGAGTTTGCATTTTTTTGTTCCGCAGCATTTGTTACTTAACTTAACTTTAGCTATTCATTAACAAGCTGCTTTCTGTCAATGGACACAAACTATAGCCACTTCTCAAGGACGATAGTTAAACATACTTTTATACTGTCAAATACCCCTTGAGGGGGTGATAAAAGTAGTATTTGTAAATAAATGTAAAGCCTTGAATTTTTCACTTTAATAAATAGCTAATTTTAAGAAAGAAATTAGCTGAAAATTAAGTAATTAAAAATAAAGCGGACATAACCTTAACTAGCAAGCATTTTCACGCTATTTTATAGAAAAATTGGTGAATAATTACTAGCCTAAATAATATAAATTCTATCTACCGCAGGATATAGGTTTCAAACTTTGGAGAGATGCTTTGATGTACTAATTTCTTAGATTCTGTAAACAAGAAGATTTGGGTATTGCGATAGATACAGAAATTAGAGATTTTGCTGACTAAATTCTAAAACCATGCAAATTTATATTGTTTAGAAGAAGGAAATACAATGTTTCAAAGTACGGAAATTTCATTGGAACTCTTATCGCCCCTATGGTGGGCGGCACAGATTCCAGTGGATACTACGACAAATGTAACACCAGCGCAGGCTTCGGTGCTTACTTCTGGGCCGCGCTTTTTTGTGGCTTTACTATCTGGGGTAATTTTGGCTTTTGCCTTCCAGCTAGTATTAACCAACCTCTCCGTCGCCGCAGGTATTTCTTACCTGGGGCGTTCATCTGACTCAGATCCCAATTCAGGGGAGTCAGATAGTTTTGGCGGTACAATTCGTAAGATAGGTACGGCTGTAGGTTTGTGGACATTAATTACTGTCACCATTGCCTTATTAGTTGCCTCTTTTTTGGCTGTAAAACTTAGCCTAGTAATTTTAGACCCCAGATTGGGTGCAATTCTTGGTCTAGTAATTTGGGGTGCATACTTCTTGTTGCTGGTGTGGGTTAGTTCCACTACCGTTGGTTCCCTCGTTGGTTCAGTAGTTAATACTGCTACCTCTGGCTTTCAGGCAATTATGGGAACAGCTACAGCCGCTTTGGGTGCAAAAGCTGTAAATCAGCAAGTAGTAGCCACAGCTGAAGCCGCAGCCGCAGCCGTCCGTCGCGAGTTGGGCAGTGCTATTGACCCTATCAGTATCCGCGAAAACATAGAAGATTATATTGAAAAACTGCGTCCACCAGAGTTAGACATATCTAATATTCGCAGTGAATTTGAAAGGTTGTTAAATGACCCCCAACTAAAAGCGATCGCCGGGAGTCCAGACTTACGCAATATTGATCGCCAAAAGTTCATCGACCTAGTTAGCAGTCGTACCGACCTTTCTAAAAAAGATACGAAGCGAATTGCTGACACCCTATACAAAGTTTGGCAACAAACCGTATCTCAACACGAACCCACCCAAGACCGTTTGTCTGAGTTGGTTGATTACCTCAAATCACTACCACCAGGACAAGCGAAAACTGACGAACTCAGTGCCAAGTTAGATAGGTTAATTGCCGAAACCCGTTCTACTAAGGATGATGCCCAAAAATCTGCACCCGTAGGGCCAATTCAAAGCAGCATCCAACAAGGTATCTCCGCCTTAACCGGAATTGCTTTGGGTAGAACAGACTTGTCTGATATAGATGTAGAGAAAATCTGGCAAGCACTGACCACAGCTAAAGACAAAGCTACAGAACAAGCAGATAAATTAGGTTTACCCGTTCCTTCACAACCCTACAGTCCCATTCGGGCGGATGTAGAAAACTATCTGTCTAACACCTATGCTTGGCAGTTGAGTGAACAAAGAATTGCCGAAGAGTTCCGCGATGTTATCCATGACCCAGCCGCCGACCCTGGTACAGTACGCCGGGAATTAGAAAGACTTTCTCGCAATGATTTTGTCAATCTTCTCCAACAACGGGGACTACTGACTCAATCCCAAATTCAGCATATTGCTGACAGACTAGAAGCTGTACGTCAATCGGTGTTAGTGATAGTTACCGCCGAAGAAGAAAGAGAAGTTACCCAAGATTTACAACGGCGGATCGAAAGTTATCTACTGGTTACAAACAAAGCAGATTTGACTTCCGAAGGTATTGAGAGAGATTTCAAACCCATCTTAGAAGACAAAGATGCAGATTATGAAACCCTGTCACGGCGGCTGGTAATAGTTGACCGTTATCCCTTGCAGCAAATATTGCTAGAACGCAATGATATGCAGCCAGGAGAACCGGACAGAATTATCGATGAGTTGGAAAGACAGCGCGATCGCGTCTTGTTAGAATCCAAAAACCTCGCAGACCAAGCCAAATATCAAGCAGAAACCCTGTGGTTAAATGTCGAGTCATATCTGCGTAACACTGGCAAAGGTGAATTAAATCCTGATGCCATCCGCGCCGACTTGAAGACCGTATTGTCTGATCCCCAAGCTGGAATCTCTGCAATTCGCGCTCGCTTGTCTCGCTTTGACCGCGATACACTTGTACAGTTGCTCAGTCAACGCCAAGATATCAGCGAAGACCAAGTACATCAAATTATCAATACTGTAGAAGAGTCTTGGCACAATGTCCGCCACACACCCCAAATAGTAGCCGACAAAGCCAAAGAACAATACGACTCTGTATCCACAACCATTTCCGAGTATCTGCGTAAAACTGGCAAAGAAGAACTCAACCCCGAAGGGATTCAACGGGACTTAACTAGACTGTTTGAAAACCCCAGAGAAGGTGCAGTGGCTTTGCGTCGTCGCTTGTCGCAAGTAGACCGCGATACACTTGTACAGTTGCTTAGTCAACGCCAAGACTTGAGCGAAGAACAAGTCAATCAAGTAATTGACTCTGTACAGGGTTCTATCCGCAATATTGTCCGCGCCCCCCGTCGTTTAGCTACCCGTACTCAGCAACGGGTACAGAACTTCCAAACTTATTTGGAAGAATACTTACGGCAAACTGGCAAGGAAGAACTCAATCCAGAAGGAATCAAGCGGGACTTGCAACTATTGCTGCATGATCCACGAGTCGGTGTAGACAGCTTGAGCGATCGCCTAGCTCATTTTGACCGTTCCACAATTATCGCCCTGTTGAAGATTCGGGAAGACCTCAGCGATGAGGAAGCTGCCAGAATTGCCGACAATATAGTTTCCGTGCGGGATCAATTTGTCGAACAAGTACGCAGCATCCAACGCCGGATTCAAGACGTAATTGATGGGATTTTTGCCCGGATTCGTAACTACCTCAATAGTTTGGAACGTCCCGAACTCAACTATGATAGTATTAAGCGCGATGTGCGTACCTTGTTTGATGATCCACAGGCAGGATTTGACGCTTTGCGCGATCGCCTATCTTCATTCAACCGCGAAACCTTAGTCGCCATCATCAGTTCCCGTGAGGACATCTCCGAAGAAGATGCCAACCGGGTTGTTGACCAAATTGAACGGGCGCGTAACACCGTCTTACAACGCGCCGAACGCCTACAACTCGAAGCGCAACGCCGCCTAGAAGAAGTCAAACATCAAGCCCAACGGCAAGCGGAAGAAACCCGCAAAGCCGCAGCTTCAGCCGCTTGGTGGTTGTTCGCCACAGCCATAGTATCAGCCATCTTCGCCGCTATAGGTGGTGCGATCGCTGTTGTGCTGGTGTAGGTAAATTTGTCTCCGCTCATTATTTCACCTCCCATCACGGGAGGTTTTTTCATTAGTCCATAGTCCATAATCCATAGTCAAAAGGCAGTAATAATTATTCTCGCTCCCTCATCTCCCGTACCTCCTACCTTTTTCAAAGGGCTACTTATGATAGAGGAATTATTTTCAGTAAATACCTATTATTAAAACCTTAGAAGTATAAATGCAGACAAGACTGCTTTTAAATTATGGATTTTAGATATAAATGGAAGAATGGAACACCACCCAGCCGAGATGCGGCTGTAAGGGAAAAACATCTATTAGACGAAAGTCAGTTTAACAGTGAACAAGACCATAAATTAGCAGAAGAAGCAGCCAGAAAACACTTAGGTATACCTCTGATCACCCCCGATGAAGAGATATCCACGCTACCTCATGCTGCTCCACCTGAGAAGAAAATGTAACAGTAAGTAGAGAGCAGGGAGCAAGGAAGAAAAAGTAATAACTATGGACTATGGACTAATGACTAATGACTAATGACTAATGACTAATGACTAACGAAATAAATCCCCCCTTGCCAGGTAAAACAGGGGGGGTGTATGGAGCTAAAGCCCGGTTGGGCAATCGGGCTACTAGTTATTTAGTATTTATTTGCTTAAATTTAATTCCTCCTAAAGATAGAGAAATATATAAAATGGAATAGTACTAAGCTTAAAACCCTTATATTGAATGCCTTTTAAATAATCCATATCCTAATTTATTTAGTAACAGCTATGGTCTTTCTGATTAAATACGGCTTCGTAAATTATGAGTTTTTAATTCATACTAAGTTGCGTTCAGAAATAGTATTCCTACTCCCCACTCCCTACTCCCAGCCCAAGTTACTATCTTTGATTGCAACTTGGTATCACTTGATTTAATATTATACCAATTGGAAAAATAATTTTGCTGTCTTTATATCTTTACGTATTTTTATTTACAAAACTATAGGCAGCAGAATGAGGAATAATCAAACCTTGAGCTTCTAAAAATTGCAGCACTTGGCTAACACATTGTTCAATAGTAGATTGCTCAGTTTGACAGATAATCTCTGGATTAATAGGTTCTTCGTAGGGGTCAGAGATGCCAGTAAAATTTGCAATTTGTCCTGTCCTAGCTTTGGCGTAAAGCCCTTTAACATCACGGGATTCACAAACTGCAAGTGAAGCCTGAACGTAAACTTCGATAAAGTTGGTAGTAGTCTGTTTGAGTTCTTCTCGAACTTGGCAATAAGGACTGATAGCAGCAACGATCGCAATTATGCCATTGCGACTGAGTAAGTTAGCAACAAAGCCAATACGACGCACATTGATATCTCGGTCTTGTTTGCTAAAGCCCAGTCCTTGAGAAAGATGAGTGCGAACGATATCCCCATCTAAAACTTCTATGAGGTAATTTCGCTTGAGTAGTTCTTTGGCTAAACCTTGAGCAATAGTGGTTTTACCAGCGCCACTTAAACCTGTTAACCAAATAATTGCACCTTGCTGTTGCATAACAATCTTCTATCTACTATTGCTCATGTTATCTTCAATTGGTGTTTTCTCAAATTCTGATATTTTTAAACTTCTTTAAAGACTCACACTCATTTATCTACCGATAAACTTAATGGTAATTGAATTGTGAATGTGGTCAAATTTTGATTACTTGTAACCTCTATTGTGCCTTGAATATACTGCACGAGTTTTTTCACTAGAGTCAACCCTATACCTGTACGACTGCTTTGTGGGTAATCAATCCGTGATATTTGATCATTTTGCTCAAATACAGACAATTTGTCTATTATTTTTTTGGGAGTAATCTTGTAGAAAGGCTCAAAAATTTTGGCTTGTTCTGCTAAAGGAATTTCTACCCCAGAGTTGTTAACTTTAATTTGGAAATAAGAAGATGAAGAGACAGAAGATAAATTAGACTGTGCCTCTTGAGGTCTTAAAGATTTTGAGTTTTGGTAGAAATGAACTGTAATAGTAATTCGCTCATTAGAGGGAGTATATCTACAAGCATTAAGGAGGAGTTCTGAGACAATCCTCGCCAAGATATTAGCATCAGAAACTAAAGCTGGTAAATCATTAGCTATACTAACTTCTAAAACTTGTTTTTGAGATTGAGCAATTTCTTGAAAACTGTTAATAATTTCAGGTAGCCAAGACTGAAGATAAATATCAGTTAATTCTAAAGGATAAATTTCTGTGTCTATGATTCGCATATTCAGCAAATCATCTACTAAATTTAACTCTCGTTCGCACTCCTGACGCATTATATTTAGATAGCGCGATACAGATGCAGAAGCAGTATTAACAGATGAAGACAAAATACCTTGTTGATTCATGACGTTTTCTAGCATAGAAATTGCCATTTTAATATTTGATAACGGTGTTCTCATTTCATGAGAGGTAGCCGTTAAAAAATCTTCTTTCAACTGGTTAAAGCGTTCCATTTCTGCCATTTGAATCTCTAACTGGCGATTGCGTTCAGCTGCAAGATTGCGTTCTTCTAGGAGTCGTCGTTGAGTGTCATCCCGAAAAACCATGACTGCGCCAGTGATTTCACCATTGTTGTTGCGTAGGGGTGTAGCACTATCAGCCACAGGAATCATTGTTCCATCTTTAGTAACTAGTAAAATGCGATCGCCTAAATAAATAGTTGTTTGTCTCTGAATAGCCGAAATCATCGGATTTTGGATAGAGCCTAGTGTTTGTTCGTCAATTAGCTGGACGACATCAGTTAAATTTTGGTTTTTTGCATCATCAAATTGCCAACCTGTGAGCGCTTCGGCTACTTGATTCATGTATTTGACACGTAACTCGGTATCAACGACAATTACCCCATCCCCCATACCCCGTAGTACGGAACTTAGAAATTGTTCGCGTTCATAGCGGTTAAGAGCGGTTTGAATGGCAACATAGAGTTCTTGTTCTTTAACGGGTTTGAGAATGTAGCCAAAGGGGAAAGTGAGAGTTGCCCTTTCAACCGTGCTTTGATCGGAATGTCCGGTAACGTAGATGATGGGAATTTGTAGATTATGCCAAATTTGCTCTGCTGCTTGAATACCATCCTTGTCACCCCGGAGTCTAATATCCATCAAGATGAGGTTTGGTAGTAGTTCTGTCGATTTCTCTATGGCTAACTCTGCCGAATCAGCTATGTCTACAACCGTATATCCTAATGATTCTAGACTTTCTTGGAGGTTAATTGCTAAGATATACTCGTCTTCCACAATCAGCACTCTGACTGTCTGAAGTTTATGTGTTTGTGAATATGTACTGGTCATGGTTAAACCCGGCTTGGCGTAAAAGAAATTTTAAATTTAGTTCCTGCTTGGCTTTGGATTTCTAACTGACCTCTTAGTTGCTTGACTAGACCTTGAACCAGAGTTAAACCCAGTGTTTTTGCCTTTTTACTATCAAATTCCGCAGGTAAGCCAATACCATTATCTTCAACAATCAGTGTTAATGTTTGGTCATTTTCTTGGTATAACTTGACTTGAATTTCGCCGCCGCGATTATCGCTAAAGGCATATTTCAAAGCATTAGAAACTAATTCATTGATAATCAAGCCGCAAGGAATTGCTGTTTCGATATCCAAACTGACATCATCAACTTGAATATTCAGGCGAATACAGTTTGAACTAACATTATACGAGTCAAACAGGTGAATTGTTAAATCGGGAATATATTGAGCGAAATCTATGTTAGCTAAATCATCAGAGCGGTAGAGTTTTTCATGTACTAGCGCAATCGAAGCAATGCGGTTTTGGCTATCGCGCAGGATGGCACTTGCTTGATGGTCTTGAGTCCGTCGGCTCTGCATTTGTAGTAAACTGCTGACAATACCTAAATTATTCTTTACCCGATGGTGAATTTCTTTGAGTAATACTTCTTTTTCTTTGAGGGAAGCTTTGATTTGTTCTTCTGTTTGTCTTTGCTCTGTAATATCTTGTTGAACAGCAACTAAGACAGTTCCATATTCAGGATGTTTAAACACAGATGTTGTTGCTCGACACCAAAAGGGAGTGCCATCTTTTTTGATATTTTGGACTTCATAGGTAGCCTCACCATATTGCTTAACAGCCGCCGCGATCGCCTCATAAACTTCTGTAGCGTTGGTGTTCTCATCTTCATAGTTGATGATCGAGATATGCTGACCAATTAATTCGCCGGCATCATAACCAAATATCTTGTCAAATTTGGGATTAGTATAGACAATTACACCATCATTGAAGCGAATTAAGGATAACCCCTCTGCCATATTGCGAGTAATCACAGCCTGTAACTCTAACATCTGTTGGGCGCGTTTCTGCTCGGTGATGTTAATACTACTACCGATAATGCGGTAAATACGTGAGTTTTCATCTCTTATGGGAGTGAGGTTAGTTATCCACCAAGTATCTTGATCTTGAAAAGTTAAACATTCTTCATAAGTAATAGTTTTTCCTACATCTATGCAAGCTTGATAGTTTTGCCGTACAGTTGCCGCTAAAATAGGCGGAAGAACTTGCTCTGGAGTTTTACCTTGTAATTGATGAGAAAGCAACCCTGTGATTTTTTCATGCGCCGGGTTTAAACCCATGTAATGAAAATTACTATCTACAACATCTACAACAAAAATTGAATTAGCAACACCATCATATATACTGCGTAAAAACTGCTCTTTTTCCTGAAGTTCTTGCTCGGCTCGTTGGCGTTCACTGATATCACGACCTTCGGGAATTAACAAAACCACTTGTCCTGTCTCATCATGCAGTGGGCGTAAGGAAAAATCAATAGTTGCTATTTGATTATTCGCTCCTAAAACATCTACTTCATAACGGATAAACTCTCCTTGAGCAGCTAAAGTAATTGCTTGTTTTAATTTTTCTTGAGTTTGGGGTGAAATCTGCCACCAATGAGTTTCCCAAAATGGGCGGTTGATCACATCTTGGGATTGTATTCCCGCAAAAGTCAGCGCAGTCTGGTTGGCTTCTAGCAAAATACCTTCAACTGTCAGCAATCCTGTAAACTGGAATGTGTTGTTAAAAATGCCTCTAAATCGTCTTTCACTTTCTTGTAGGGCAGATTGTGCTTGTTCGCGTTCAATGAGAGCAGATTGCCTTTCAGTGATGTCCTGAGCAGTTCCGTAAAGACGAATTACTTTTCCTTGGCAATTCAATTGTGCATTGCCGATCGCTTCGATATAAATTATCGTCCCATCAGCTTTAAATGCACGTAGAACCAATTTGTAAGATTGCCCTGTGGAAATGGTAAGTTCTACTGCTTGGTGTAATTTGGCTCTATCTTCAGGGTGGTGAAGTAGCAAATTTTCTTCGTAGTTTGGTGTGCCTAATGCTGGATCTCGTTGAAACAGTTCAAACAAACCCTTAGACCAAGTAATTTTTCCGGTGGCTAAATCATAATCCCAGTTACCCAGACGAGCTACGTGCTGGGACTCGGCTAATAGTGCTTCACTCTGGCGTAATATTTCTTCGGTAAGTTTAATGTCGGTAATATCAACAACTAACCCATCCCAAGCTACACGGTTATCTGGTAATAGGCGGGGAGTAGAACGAAAATGCAGCCATCTCAAATAACCTTTGGGGGTTTGTACTCGTAACTGTATATCGAATACAGATAAATTTAAACGAGACTCATTAACAGCTTGTTCTAAGCGTAGCGAATCTTCGGGGATAAACTGGCGGTAGAGTAAACTTGAATCTCTTAGGGCATCTTCAGCTCTAATTTCCATCAATCTTTCAATTCCTGCACTTAGGTAAGTAAAGCGATCGCTCCCATCTAATTCGCGGACTACCTGATATACTGCCCCATTAGGTAGGTTATCTCCTATACTCCGCAACATAGTTTTTCGCTCATGCAAGGCAAATTCTGCCAGTTTACGTTGGCTAATATCGGTGACACGTACTAAATTAATTTTTTCCCCAGCAACGTAAATCTGCTTAACAGCTAGGTTTCCCCAAAAAGAATCACCTCGCTTGGTGATATATTCAACTTCTCGACTCCAAAAACCTTGATAATTAAGTTCTTCGATAATGCTATTGATTTCATCAGAGGTAAACCTTTGTTTTTGTAGAGTTTGACCCTCAATACCAATCAATTCTGCTTTACTGGAGGCGGCAAACATTTCTACTGCGTGTTGATTACAATCTATAATCAGTAGCGTTTGCGGACTTACTAGAAACAAAGCATCGGCAGATTCATTATAAATAGCTTGTAGTAAATCTCGACTGTGAATAATTTCTAACTCAGCCAGTTTGCTATCAGTAATATCTTGAGTTGTACCGAGAACTTTATTAGGGCGATTATTCTCATTCCTAGCAAATACTACCTCCCGTGACCTTAACCAGCGCCAAGTACCATCTTTATGTTTCATTCGGCACTCAGTTGTTAACACTTCGCCATCAGCTGCATTTTCCCAATGGTTGAAGTTCCGTTGTAATAAAGGTAAGTCATCAGGATGCAGAACATCCAAGAAAAACTGAGCGCCTCGTTGCTGAATTTCTTCTGGAGGATAACCTAAAATATCCTCAGACTGGCGATTGAGATAAACATTACTACCTGTTATGGGGTCAAAAATATATAAAAGTTGCGGAGAGTGACTAATAACTTGCTCAATAAAATGTTTGCTTTCGCGCAGTTGCGCCTCAATTTGTTGGAGTTCGCACTGTGCAGCTTTTTGTTGTGTAATATCTTTAGCTAAGACAAATTTTGCCGGCTTTCCTAACCAAGTAATGAGATGAGAATTAATTTCTATATCTATGACCGTCCCATCCCGTAGACAGTGTTTAGCTTCACAGGTGAAGATAGTAGTAGAGCTATTGATATCAGACATGGAACTGAACAAAGCAGGAATTTCTTCATGGGGGCGAATATCACAAAGTGTCATTGAGAGAAATTCTGCTTCACTGTAGCCATATTTATGAATTGCTGCCTGATTTACAGCCAAAAAACGCAAAGTTTCGGGGTCAAAAATCCACATGGGATTGGGATTATTTTCAAACAGCAAGCGATATTGAGCTTCCGATCGCACTAAAGCTGTTTCTGCTTCTTTGCGTTGGGTAATATCTGCCAATGAACCAACTAAGCGGATGGGATTTCCTTGTTCATCCCATACAGCTTTAGCCCGTGAACGAAACCACCTGTAGTAGCCATCTCTGCATTGCAGACGATATTCAACATGATATGACGCTATTTCTTGTTTTAAATAAGCTTCTTTAGTGGCTATTACGTGGTTATAATCATCAGGATGAAGACGAATCCTCCATTCATCATTAAAGCTACTCAGTTGGTGGCGTTCATATCCTAACATCTCAAACCAACGCTCTGAACGGTAGGTGTGGTTAGTGGTTATATCCCAATCCCAAATCGCTTCATCTGTGCCTGCGATCGCTAATTGCCACCGTTGTTCACTTTGTCGCAAAGCTGCTTCTGCTTGCTTGAGTTCACTAATATCAATGTTAGTAGCTATGACAACCCAGCAGTCTGCTTGCGCATCGTAGCGAGAAGTGTAAGTAGAACCAAGCCAACGCAAAGAGCCATCTTTGTGATAAAACCGATACTCCAAATTAAAAGGTTTTCCGGCAAAGATATCTGCATAACTAGGTATGATTACCGTCTCTCTATCTTGTGGATGTACTCTAGACATCCATAATTGCTTATCATTAAATAATTCCTGTGATGTATATCCAAAAATGGTTTCACAGCCGATAGAGTGGTATTCATATTCCCAATCGTAATTAGGATACACTCGAAAACTGACAATAGCAGTACCAATAGCGTTATTAATAACATCATTTAACTTTGCTTGCGAGGCATGATACTGAGCATCTTTTTGGGATAGTAGATGGGATAGTTGCTCTTTTTGGGCTTTTTCTTGTTCTAATTGTGCGTTTTTAGCCTGTTCTAATGTCACCACACCTAAGATTCCCCTACTACCAACTACGGGTAAGTGACTAATATTATTTTGCCCAAAGCGCTCTAAGATATGAGTTAAATTCTCAAGTTCTGACTCCTTGATAGTAATGACAGGTTGACTCATCAGTTCCCCAACAGAAATTTCTGCCAACTGTCTTTGCTGGGCGATCGCTCTCATCACATCTGTTTGTGTAATAATACCTACTAAATTGTGCTGATTCACAACTAATATACAACTACATTGAATTTGATACATCTGCGCGATCGCTTCCATTACTGGTGTATTTTGCGCGACCATCACCAATGCTTCTTCATCGTTTTGCTTCAACAAACGTAGTTGGGGAATATTCATCAAAGTGTCAGTGATTCTGTGATCAATAATTGAAACTTAAGATTATGATAGATATTTTAAATTGTAAAATTTTTTACAAATATTTATTTTCTTAATTAATACTATATACACAATTACACTCACAAGGGTATTCTTCTTTTTATTAGTTTTCAGTAGATAGGGTTATACAAAAGTTGCTACCTACATACTTCTACGTTAGCAAGTACTTAGAAGATATTTGGGTAAGGACACAAGGTCTTCCGTCCCTACAGATAATCGATGTGTTGGAAATATTTTTTGAATCGATATCACACCCAATAACAAAAATCCCTCTGCTGCTGAACAGTCAGAGGGAGATGGTATGGTGTGAGGAGCAAACTGAATGTTCACTTAATATTTACAATAACAAGCGATTGTGACATCGTTGTCACAATGTTATGAAAATCATGCGACATCTCATAAGTAAGAACACAAGTTGTAAGTCTCTATAAATAGTCACACAGACAAATTAATAATCTCGGTTCGCCAGCAAAAGCTGCTAATAGATGAACCAACGCTACTGACCAAAATTTGGCGTTCCTGTAATATCTACTGATAATGAATATCATCGACAACAACTATTAAATCTAAATCAGAATACTCATCCATTTCTTG
Above is a genomic segment from Nostoc sp. MS1 containing:
- a CDS encoding PAS domain S-box protein, with product MNIPQLRLLKQNDEEALVMVAQNTPVMEAIAQMYQIQCSCILVVNQHNLVGIITQTDVMRAIAQQRQLAEISVGELMSQPVITIKESELENLTHILERFGQNNISHLPVVGSRGILGVVTLEQAKNAQLEQEKAQKEQLSHLLSQKDAQYHASQAKLNDVINNAIGTAIVSFRVYPNYDWEYEYHSIGCETIFGYTSQELFNDKQLWMSRVHPQDRETVIIPSYADIFAGKPFNLEYRFYHKDGSLRWLGSTYTSRYDAQADCWVVIATNIDISELKQAEAALRQSEQRWQLAIAGTDEAIWDWDITTNHTYRSERWFEMLGYERHQLSSFNDEWRIRLHPDDYNHVIATKEAYLKQEIASYHVEYRLQCRDGYYRWFRSRAKAVWDEQGNPIRLVGSLADITQRKEAETALVRSEAQYRLLFENNPNPMWIFDPETLRFLAVNQAAIHKYGYSEAEFLSMTLCDIRPHEEIPALFSSMSDINSSTTIFTCEAKHCLRDGTVIDIEINSHLITWLGKPAKFVLAKDITQQKAAQCELQQIEAQLRESKHFIEQVISHSPQLLYIFDPITGSNVYLNRQSEDILGYPPEEIQQRGAQFFLDVLHPDDLPLLQRNFNHWENAADGEVLTTECRMKHKDGTWRWLRSREVVFARNENNRPNKVLGTTQDITDSKLAELEIIHSRDLLQAIYNESADALFLVSPQTLLIIDCNQHAVEMFAASSKAELIGIEGQTLQKQRFTSDEINSIIEELNYQGFWSREVEYITKRGDSFWGNLAVKQIYVAGEKINLVRVTDISQRKLAEFALHERKTMLRSIGDNLPNGAVYQVVRELDGSDRFTYLSAGIERLMEIRAEDALRDSSLLYRQFIPEDSLRLEQAVNESRLNLSVFDIQLRVQTPKGYLRWLHFRSTPRLLPDNRVAWDGLVVDITDIKLTEEILRQSEALLAESQHVARLGNWDYDLATGKITWSKGLFELFQRDPALGTPNYEENLLLHHPEDRAKLHQAVELTISTGQSYKLVLRAFKADGTIIYIEAIGNAQLNCQGKVIRLYGTAQDITERQSALIEREQAQSALQESERRFRGIFNNTFQFTGLLTVEGILLEANQTALTFAGIQSQDVINRPFWETHWWQISPQTQEKLKQAITLAAQGEFIRYEVDVLGANNQIATIDFSLRPLHDETGQVVLLIPEGRDISERQRAEQELQEKEQFLRSIYDGVANSIFVVDVVDSNFHYMGLNPAHEKITGLLSHQLQGKTPEQVLPPILAATVRQNYQACIDVGKTITYEECLTFQDQDTWWITNLTPIRDENSRIYRIIGSSINITEQKRAQQMLELQAVITRNMAEGLSLIRFNDGVIVYTNPKFDKIFGYDAGELIGQHISIINYEDENTNATEVYEAIAAAVKQYGEATYEVQNIKKDGTPFWCRATTSVFKHPEYGTVLVAVQQDITEQRQTEEQIKASLKEKEVLLKEIHHRVKNNLGIVSSLLQMQSRRTQDHQASAILRDSQNRIASIALVHEKLYRSDDLANIDFAQYIPDLTIHLFDSYNVSSNCIRLNIQVDDVSLDIETAIPCGLIINELVSNALKYAFSDNRGGEIQVKLYQENDQTLTLIVEDNGIGLPAEFDSKKAKTLGLTLVQGLVKQLRGQLEIQSQAGTKFKISFTPSRV